The window GTGCGCACCGGGAGGGCAAATCAATTCTTTATGAGGGCGCGCAGGGTTGCCTGCTGGATGTCGACCTCGGCACCTACCCGTTTGCGACGTCGTCCAACACCACCACGGGCGGCGCGCTGACCGGGTTGGGGATCGGGCCGAAAATGATCGACGAGGTGGTTGGGGTGGTCAAGGCTTACACGACGAGGGTGGGGTCGGGTCCGTTTCCGACCGAACTCGTGGACGCTACCGGCGAGGAAATCCGCCGCCTGGGCGACGAGTACGGCGCGACCACCGGGCGACCGCGGCGATGCGGCTGGCTCGACCTGGTCGCTCTTCGGCACGCCGTGCGAATCAACGGCGTGGATTCTATCGCGATCACCAAGCTCGACGTGCTGGACAACCAGCCCGAGATCAAGGTGTGCACGCATTACGAAATCGACGGCGACGTCAGCGATCAGGTGCCGCTCGATCTAACGCAGCTCGCATACGTGAAACCGGTGTATAAGTCCATACCGGGCTGGCAGGCGGATACCACCGGCGTGACCTCGTTCGACGAGCTGCCGCAAAAAGCGAAAGACTACCTGAACTATATCGCCACTGATCTTGACGTGGCTATCCGGGTCGTATCCACCGGGTCCAAACGTGACGAGACGATCGTGGTATAAGGTTGCAGGCGCCGGAACTACAGGCATATTGACTGATCGAAAAGAAATACATAAGGAGCTGATCCAGATGAAGAGAATGGTGACACTTGCCGCGATGTTTGCATGTGCAGTCGCTCTGCCGGCATTCGGCGGCGACGATTCCACGAAGGTGACGGAAGAAAAAGCCGTGACCGTAAAAGAGAAACCCGCGGTGACGACCGTGAAAAAAGTCGAAGCCGAACCCGGCGAGGTGGCGGAGCAGAAAATGGAATGGACAACCAACGAGTCGGGTCTGAAGTGGATGGACCTCAAGGTCGGCGAAGGCAAAGCGGCCGAGTTCGGTGACAATGTCGAATGCCACTATCATTTGTTCCTTGCCGATGAAAACGGCGAGAAGGGCAAGTCGGTGCAGAACTCGCGCGACGCGAACCCGCAGACCGGCCAGGTGCAGACGTTCAAGTTCAAGCTCGGCGACGGCAATTTGATCAAGGGCTGGAACGAGGGGATGGTCGGGATGAAACCGGGCGGCCTTCGGCGGCTGCTGATCCCGCCGGATCTCGGCTACGGTTCCCGCGCGATGGGCAACATGATTCCGGCGAACTCGACGTTGTTTTTTGAAATCGAACTGGTGAGCTATCCGGGCAAATAAGCAGGCCGACGATACGGAAAGATGAATGCGGGTGGCGCTTTGCCGACGGCACGCGACACCCGTTTTTTTGTGCGGGTCATTCGATGGAGACGGTCCGCACGGCCGGTATACGGCCAGTCCTTTTCGGGCACCTTCGCGCGATTCGACTGTTGTAGTCCGTACATGGAATAATTTGGACTGGGATGGCCCATGATGGCCGTCCCGCGAACACTCAGGAGGACTGCAATGGCACACACCCTTCCCGCATTGCCATACGCCTTTGACGCGCTCGAGCCGTATATCGACGCCACAACGATGGAAATCCATCACGACAAGCACCACCAGGCCTACATCACCAAACTCGTGGAAGCGATCAGCGGCAAAGCCGACCTCGAGAAAAAACCGGCGGAGGAGCTGGTGTCCAATCTCAGTGCGGTGCCGGAGAGCATCCGCACGGCCGTGCGCAATCACGGCGGCGGGCATGTCAATCACTCCTTCTTCTGGCAGATTCTGAAAAAGGACGTCAAGTTCGCCGGCCCGGCGGCCGATGCGATCACCCGCGAGCTGGGCGGATTCGATCAGTTCAAGGAGAAATTCACCGCCGCCGCGGTCGGGCAGTTCGGCTCCGGCTGGGCGTGGCTGGTGGTGAACGGCGGCAAGCTGGAGATTATGTCGACTGCGAACCAGGACTCCCCGCTGAGCGCGGGCAAAAAACCGATTGTGGGTGTCGACGTCTGGGAGCATGCGTACTACCTGAAGTACCAGAACAAGCGTCCCGACTATGTGGCCGCGTTTTTCAACGTGATCAACTGGGAGAAGGTCGGCGAGCTGTACACGGCCGCGACGAAGTAGCGTAACTTCTCCGAGCGAGAAAACGAAGCCGCCGCGGTCGACTCGACCACGGCGGCTTTTTGTGGCGCCTTTCGGCCGTGATGCTCTGACGGATGCCGCGTGTCGAAGGCAAAGACATCAATCGTTTTGTCGAATGCCATCCGCCTTCGGTGGATAAGCATCCGACAGCCGGACGAGGCCCGAAAACCCTTGCCGGGAGCGAACTTTGGCTGTCAAAAACCGGTTGACTTTGTACCGGTCCGGGGTATTTTAGACGACTACACGACAAGAGAGTCGAGGCGTTATGGGGGTGTAGCTCAGCGGTAGAGCTCCTGCCTTTTAAGCAGGCTGTCGAAGGTTCGATTCCTTCCACCCTCATAAGTTTCTTGCATATAGGCGCTTCGGCCGGGCTTACGGCCGGGGCGCCGAGTTGTTTGGCAGTCGCCGCGCGGTTATCCGGGGCCGGGCGATCGGCCGGGCACAGGCGACGACAGGGGGGCCGGCGCGGTGGGAATTGCGCTTGCGTGTCGGGGGATGATGCATATATTGGTTGTCCGACATCGGACCCCGCCCGCGCGGGGGACGCTATCGTATTGTATGCGCCATTAGCTCAGTTGGTAGAGCAGCTGACTCTTAATCAGCGGGTCCGGGGTTCGAGTCCCTGATGGCGCATGTTTTTATTGTGTCTCTTAGGGTTATAGCGATCGCGGTCGCAAAACCTGCCCTCAAAGGGCCTCTGACAAAGGAGCGAGAGATGCACACCAGAACAGCTCACCCAATCAATGACAATCCCCAGCGCACTCTTGCGAACGAGGACTTGCTGCAGGCATTCAACTATGATCTGCAGTTGAGGAATCTCACACCCAAAACCATCTCCTGCTACCTGGAAAGAACGGGGTACTTCGTCAAGTACCTCCACCACCATGGAGCCACGCTCGCACAAGTTGATCGAAATGTGATTCAAGACTACATCCTGAGTGTGAAGGGAAGTGTTTCAGATGAGACCGTAAACGGTCGACTGCGGGTATTCAAGGTCTTCTGGAACTTTCTGTTGGCGGAGGGTCTCTGGTCAGAAGTGAGTCCGATGAAGAACGTGCGTATGCTCCGGGTGGCGAAGCGGGCGAAGCCTGTGATCAGCCCGGAGGACCTTCAGCGGGTTTTCAAAGCTATCGACCGAAGGACCTTCACTGGCTTCAGGGATGTCTGCATGCTGATGATCTTCTGGAGCGGCATGATACGGCTCAAGGAGATGAGAGACCTCACTGCCGAGGACGTTGACTTCCAGGGCAGACGACTCCATATCCGGGAGGGGAAGGGAAGAAAAGGGAGGATCATACCTCTGGGTGTGAGGACGCTCAAGCTCCTCCAGCAGTATCTGGTCAGGTGGCGCAGTCAGTTACCGGGCGAGCCCCTTATCTGCATGAGATCGGGAGAGCCCTTAGCGTCACGACATGTCCATAAGACCGTTCAACGTCGTGGCCAGCGGGTTGGAGTGAAGCTCAACCCTCACTTGCTCAGACACTCAGCCGCCACATGGTACGCCAAGCAACGGGGATCGAACCTTGAGGTCCTGAGACAGATTCTGGGCCATAGCACTCTATTGGTGACACAGAACTACCTGCACCTGAGCCCGGCTGACCTCGTGGCCGACCATGCACTGCTGTCGCCAGACAGGGTAGTAGAGGTATAGTGGAGAGCATCTATTTAGTGTTGCCATTTATCGTGTCCGTCGCTAATTTTCGCTTTGGGAGGAGTCCCACTATGTTCCTCGAACCAGCAGTGGATTACTACAATTATTGGGCCAAGGCAAGTCGCAATGATGCCTTCCGGCACCATTTGCTCCCCTATCACCTGCTTGACGTAGTTGCAGTTGGTGATTGCCTGTTGGATCGGCGGCACCCTGCAAGCGATGTTCTAACTAGGCTACTTCGTACGTCCGAGGAGGACGTCAGAGGAATCATTCGCCTGTTGATGTTGGTGCATGACATTGGCAAATTCTGCGTATCTTTTCAAGGTCTTGTCCCTGAATTGGCAAAGCGACTCTTGAAGCAATCGCAACCGCTTCCATATACCGCAAGGCATGACTTGCTTGGATTGGAAATATGGAATCAGCATCTGGTCGATCAATTGAGCGAGGCGGGAAGGCTTACGGGGAGAGACACTCGACGTTTTCATCGGAGATCATCACTTGATATCCTCGCTGCTTCTGCGTTCGGTCATCACGGGCTACCACTCCAATCGCGAAGTGTATCCCTAGTGCTCCGCGACCACCTGGAGGAATCGAATCTGAAGGCAGCCGTTACCTTCCTATCAGAAGCACTCTCGCTCCTATCTGTTCAGGAAGTCAATCCTTCTGTTATCACGGTGGAAGCGGCGGCAACAGCGTCGTGGTGGGTGAACGGATTCATCACGCTCTGTGACTGGATAGCGTCGAGTGAATCACACTTTCCTATGGAGAGCCTAAGATACCCGCTACAGGAGTACTTGGAAAAGTCTCGTGAGCGGGCCTCACTGGCGGTGGATCGTACGGGCATACTGCCTGCAAGATTAGGTGCTGAGATATCACTGAGCGATATCTTGGGCACCAATAGCGGTTCGATCAACCAAACGAATCTGCAGCAAACGGTGGCCAATTTTCAGGTTGAGTCCGGCCCCTATCTCTTCATCATCGAGGAATCCACAGGCTCTGGTAAGACGGAAGCGGCAGCTCTTCTTGCGCATCGCCTGATGACTGCTCTAAACTACATCGGCTTGTATGTGGCTCTTCCTACTACAGCCACATCTGACTCAATGTATCGAAGGCTGAGACGATACTACAGACTGCTGTACAACGCCGATGAGCACCCGACTTTAGTACTGAGTCATGGAATGAGAGATCATAATCCGGAATTCAGTGCCTCCATTCTCGCCGAAGATTCGCAATCGTCACGAACTGTTGGCGATTCAGCGTTGCCAGCTGGAGCCGCGTGTAGTCATTGGCTTGCGGACCATCGCAAGAAAGCACTATTGGCGCATGTTGGTGTAGGCACTGTCGACCAGGCCCTGCTGGCCGTGCTGCCTTCCAAGCACTTGACTCTACGTCTGTTGGGCCTCGCTGGCAAGGTCCTAATCGTAGACGAAGTACACGCCTGCGATGTCTACATGTCTGCCATTCTGGAAAAGCTGATTCAAGCCCATGCCGTTGCAGGAGGAAGCACCATTCTTCTGTCGGCAACACTCCCCAGTAAGCAGCGAGAGAGGCTTGTCACAGCTTTCAATCAAGGAGTTGGCATCTCCTCGCAGGATGTCGGATTAAGCAAGTCAGAGTACCCACTGATCACGACCTGTAACTGCAAAGGGTCAGTTGAGACGAGGCTGGTCACGCCCAGCCGATGTGAGAGGACACTCAGCACTCACCTTCTCACTAGTCACGCGGCATGTATCGACCTCATCTTGGAAACCGTCAAGTCGGGTCGGTGTATGGTGTGGATACGAAACACCGTTAGCGACGCACAGATGGCATTCGTTGAGCTTCGGCGGCGGTTACCCGCCGAGTCGGTGTTTCTCCTACACGCGCGTTTTACTAATGGCGAAAGACTTGCGGCAGAAAACAGCCTGATCGAGACTTTCGGACCGAACAGTACCGCTGAGCAGCGCAATGGCCGGGTTGTCATCGCCACCCAAGTAGTCGAGCAGTCACTAGATTTGGATTTTGACGAGATGATCTCCGACTTGGCACCGATCGACCTGTTGATACAACGTCTCGGACGAATGCGCCGACACTGTCGCGACCAGTTCGGTAAGCGCGTAGTAGGCCAAGACCTGCGCGGGCCCTTGGTGCTTCACGTTCATGGGCCGTCGCCTGCAGCAGACTCAGGCAGTGACTGGTACAAAGCCCATTTTCACAAGGCTTCATCTGTATATCCGAATCATGCACAATTGTGGCTGACAGCAAAGCTTCTGCAGGAGAAAGGAACACTGACGCTTCCAAACGACACGAGGTGGCTGATCGAGTCTGTCTATGCGGATGATATCCGTCAAGAGGTCCCCCCCGGTCTGCGGCAATCGATTACCCGAGATGAGTCTGACCAAGTGGTCAGTAGATCGATCGGGCTTAGAAACACCATTCCCTTGGCCCAAGGTTATACGCGGGACGTCAACACCGTATGGTGGGACGATCGATCCACTCCAACCAGGTTGATGGAGGAAAGTACGACTATTCTCCTTTGCCGCTTGGTTGGTGAACGATTGGAACCTTGGACTCGGGGAGGTCCTCAAGCATGGTTGCTCAGCATGCTGAATGTCAGAGCGGCAATCGTCAAGGAGCCTGCTCCACCGGATCAATTGCTCAGAGGTGCCATAGAACAAGTGAAGAGTTTGATCCCTGGGCAGTGCCGATGGGGTGTATTGCTTCCTATGACGAAGGGTTCCGGAGGGAATTGGGAGTGCAAAGTAATAGACGCCTACGGAGAGGAGAAGACAGTCCATTACTCTTCTGAACTTGGCTTCATAACATCAAATGACTATGCGATACTGCGTGAGGATTTGCATGAACCTGATTGATGACCCCTGGATTCCAGTGCACCGAAGAGACGGAACGCGAGAACTGATTGCCCCTTGGCAGATCACGGACCGCGTCAATCCACCGACCGCCGTGGCTGCCAACAGACCAGACTTCAATGCAGCATTGCTTCAGTTTCTGGTCGGACTGCTCCAATCGACACTTCGTGTGGATCGGGCCACGTGGGACGAAACGCTTGAAAATCCACCCAGTCCCCAGGCACTTCAAGAGAAGTTTGAGGCGGTAAAACCAGCATTCAAACTAGATGGAGACGGTCCAAAGTTCATGCAAGACTTTGAATCCTTAGAGGGTGATCCTCAGAGCGTCGCAAACCTGCTGATAGAACAGCCTGGTGACAATACACTTAGGAACAATGCCGACCATTTCGTGAAGCGGGCGGGAGCAGTGAGGTTCTGCAAACCTTGTCTGGCAACCGCCCTGATGACACTCCAAGTCAACGCCCCCGCTGGGGGCAAGGGGCACCGGACTTCAATCAGAGGAGGTGGACCGCTGACAACCCTCGTCGACATCGATGTTTCGGGACAGACTAATACGACACTCTTTGACCGACTTTGGTTCAACGTGCTTCCCGCAGAGATCGCCACGGACCTCGACTTGCTGCCGTGCGCTGACCTGTCGCGAGTCTTCCCATGGATGTCTCGCACTGCCACCAGTGAACCCAATCAAGGAAGGCCCATAACTCCCGAAGATGTCAGCGGTCTGCAGTGCTTCTGGGCGACACCTCGGAGGATACAACTGCTCTGGGAAGAAGTTGACGACGGTACGTGCAGCCTCTGTCAAGGGAAAGGAGAAGTTTTGAGCACCTACCTAACCCGTGCATATGGAAACAACTATGAGGGTGCTTGGCTTCACCCACTCTCTCCATACCGAGCAAGCAAGGATGGTCAGCCGACCTGTGTGCATCCTGGTCCGGAGGGCTTCTCCTACCGCCACTGGTGTTCGTGGGTCTTTGGCGATCAATATGTCTCTGCTGCTCGAGTTGTATCAGAGGCAATGTCCTTCGTCCCCCGCAGCATCCAACTGCGCCTGAACTGCTTTGGTTATGACATGGACAATATGAAGGCACGTGGTTGGCACGAGCTGCGATTTCCGATCTACCACGTGGACGAACGTGATATTCCGGAGGTGAGTGCGGTAATACACCAGTTTATTCAAGCGGCAACTCACGCCGCACGTAACCTCCACAAAGCATGTAAGACAGCGGGAGCCGCTCTTGCACAGACCATCACAGCCGATGCGAGCCAGAGGCTGTACCAGAAGACGGAGGCAGTTTTCTTCTCCACAGTTCAGGAATTGATTGCTTCACGTAAGGTCGAACGGGGTACCAGTGCAGATACGGCACGCAGGCAACTGGCCGAAGTCTGGATCAGGACACTGCGCGCGACAGCGTTCAACATCTTCGACGAAGCACTCAGCCGTATCGATATCGGTTTTGCAAACTTGGAGAAGCTCATTCCCGCCAAGAAGCAGCTTGTTAAGGAGCTACATCCAGATCGCTTTCACAAGATCATGACAGTCAAT of the Candidatus Zixiibacteriota bacterium genome contains:
- a CDS encoding superoxide dismutase, with protein sequence MAHTLPALPYAFDALEPYIDATTMEIHHDKHHQAYITKLVEAISGKADLEKKPAEELVSNLSAVPESIRTAVRNHGGGHVNHSFFWQILKKDVKFAGPAADAITRELGGFDQFKEKFTAAAVGQFGSGWAWLVVNGGKLEIMSTANQDSPLSAGKKPIVGVDVWEHAYYLKYQNKRPDYVAAFFNVINWEKVGELYTAATK
- the cas3 gene encoding CRISPR-associated helicase Cas3', translating into MFLEPAVDYYNYWAKASRNDAFRHHLLPYHLLDVVAVGDCLLDRRHPASDVLTRLLRTSEEDVRGIIRLLMLVHDIGKFCVSFQGLVPELAKRLLKQSQPLPYTARHDLLGLEIWNQHLVDQLSEAGRLTGRDTRRFHRRSSLDILAASAFGHHGLPLQSRSVSLVLRDHLEESNLKAAVTFLSEALSLLSVQEVNPSVITVEAAATASWWVNGFITLCDWIASSESHFPMESLRYPLQEYLEKSRERASLAVDRTGILPARLGAEISLSDILGTNSGSINQTNLQQTVANFQVESGPYLFIIEESTGSGKTEAAALLAHRLMTALNYIGLYVALPTTATSDSMYRRLRRYYRLLYNADEHPTLVLSHGMRDHNPEFSASILAEDSQSSRTVGDSALPAGAACSHWLADHRKKALLAHVGVGTVDQALLAVLPSKHLTLRLLGLAGKVLIVDEVHACDVYMSAILEKLIQAHAVAGGSTILLSATLPSKQRERLVTAFNQGVGISSQDVGLSKSEYPLITTCNCKGSVETRLVTPSRCERTLSTHLLTSHAACIDLILETVKSGRCMVWIRNTVSDAQMAFVELRRRLPAESVFLLHARFTNGERLAAENSLIETFGPNSTAEQRNGRVVIATQVVEQSLDLDFDEMISDLAPIDLLIQRLGRMRRHCRDQFGKRVVGQDLRGPLVLHVHGPSPAADSGSDWYKAHFHKASSVYPNHAQLWLTAKLLQEKGTLTLPNDTRWLIESVYADDIRQEVPPGLRQSITRDESDQVVSRSIGLRNTIPLAQGYTRDVNTVWWDDRSTPTRLMEESTTILLCRLVGERLEPWTRGGPQAWLLSMLNVRAAIVKEPAPPDQLLRGAIEQVKSLIPGQCRWGVLLPMTKGSGGNWECKVIDAYGEEKTVHYSSELGFITSNDYAILREDLHEPD
- a CDS encoding FKBP-type peptidyl-prolyl cis-trans isomerase, translated to MKRMVTLAAMFACAVALPAFGGDDSTKVTEEKAVTVKEKPAVTTVKKVEAEPGEVAEQKMEWTTNESGLKWMDLKVGEGKAAEFGDNVECHYHLFLADENGEKGKSVQNSRDANPQTGQVQTFKFKLGDGNLIKGWNEGMVGMKPGGLRRLLIPPDLGYGSRAMGNMIPANSTLFFEIELVSYPGK
- a CDS encoding adenylosuccinate synthase, producing MSKNRVVVGCQWGDEGKGKIVDLLAAGADIIARFQGGANAGHTIHVGDKKYVLHLIPSGIIQPGKTCVIGNGVVLDPIDFRTELDFLSAQGIECAGRLFVSPATNLVLPYHKLIDAVEEENRGTGSIGTTKRGIGPAYVDKVARHGIRVADLFVPDRLRRRLEYQRVIKSRYLEGSTDDRADLDRTYRMLLEMAEIIRPMVADVSLMLYRAHREGKSILYEGAQGCLLDVDLGTYPFATSSNTTTGGALTGLGIGPKMIDEVVGVVKAYTTRVGSGPFPTELVDATGEEIRRLGDEYGATTGRPRRCGWLDLVALRHAVRINGVDSIAITKLDVLDNQPEIKVCTHYEIDGDVSDQVPLDLTQLAYVKPVYKSIPGWQADTTGVTSFDELPQKAKDYLNYIATDLDVAIRVVSTGSKRDETIVV
- a CDS encoding tyrosine-type recombinase/integrase, yielding MAHVFIVSLRVIAIAVAKPALKGPLTKEREMHTRTAHPINDNPQRTLANEDLLQAFNYDLQLRNLTPKTISCYLERTGYFVKYLHHHGATLAQVDRNVIQDYILSVKGSVSDETVNGRLRVFKVFWNFLLAEGLWSEVSPMKNVRMLRVAKRAKPVISPEDLQRVFKAIDRRTFTGFRDVCMLMIFWSGMIRLKEMRDLTAEDVDFQGRRLHIREGKGRKGRIIPLGVRTLKLLQQYLVRWRSQLPGEPLICMRSGEPLASRHVHKTVQRRGQRVGVKLNPHLLRHSAATWYAKQRGSNLEVLRQILGHSTLLVTQNYLHLSPADLVADHALLSPDRVVEV
- the casA gene encoding type I-E CRISPR-associated protein Cse1/CasA, giving the protein MNLIDDPWIPVHRRDGTRELIAPWQITDRVNPPTAVAANRPDFNAALLQFLVGLLQSTLRVDRATWDETLENPPSPQALQEKFEAVKPAFKLDGDGPKFMQDFESLEGDPQSVANLLIEQPGDNTLRNNADHFVKRAGAVRFCKPCLATALMTLQVNAPAGGKGHRTSIRGGGPLTTLVDIDVSGQTNTTLFDRLWFNVLPAEIATDLDLLPCADLSRVFPWMSRTATSEPNQGRPITPEDVSGLQCFWATPRRIQLLWEEVDDGTCSLCQGKGEVLSTYLTRAYGNNYEGAWLHPLSPYRASKDGQPTCVHPGPEGFSYRHWCSWVFGDQYVSAARVVSEAMSFVPRSIQLRLNCFGYDMDNMKARGWHELRFPIYHVDERDIPEVSAVIHQFIQAATHAARNLHKACKTAGAALAQTITADASQRLYQKTEAVFFSTVQELIASRKVERGTSADTARRQLAEVWIRTLRATAFNIFDEALSRIDIGFANLEKLIPAKKQLVKELHPDRFHKIMTVNAEEELV